The proteins below come from a single Chitinophaga pinensis DSM 2588 genomic window:
- a CDS encoding PLP-dependent aminotransferase family protein: MKSYRHVQIQLSFNKNEPIYQQIKAYIINEIVRGRLLPGALLPGSRVLAQQLRVNRNTVMLVYDQLIASGWLTSHYKSGTRVSDSMPSGHTGPPGQDNPPKQPLQIPFRHVNISLPPSNPSGNYDIIFDDGLPDLKLIPVAEITRECRRLVQQDDQRTIYNNNSERGNEYLLQEINAMLNNDRGLAVTTENICITQGGQMALYLTAQTLLSPGDHVAVEQPGYQPAWQAFAMAGAQLHYIHSDEQGINLDELESLCQQTPLKALYITPHHQYPTTSTLSVEKRQQLLALSEQYNFMIIEDDYDHEYHFHTHHIPLAGMPHADNVIYIGSVMHTLPISFVCGPADFIKSLAAYRSIVNREGDPVLQQAVANLMIAGDIRKHIHNTRYVYMKRLDLAHNIIHSVFAGQAHYTRPQGGLAIWLQLYKQVESEHLLQKMQSAGVNVVNPLSYYNPKYSHAPGLRLGYASMDETGIIKGLGKLAKVIQQL; the protein is encoded by the coding sequence ATGAAGAGTTACAGGCATGTGCAGATCCAGTTGTCGTTCAACAAGAATGAGCCGATATACCAACAGATCAAAGCATATATAATTAATGAAATCGTGAGAGGCAGGCTTCTCCCGGGAGCCTTATTGCCAGGGTCCAGGGTACTTGCTCAGCAACTTAGAGTTAACAGGAATACGGTCATGCTTGTGTATGACCAGCTAATTGCCTCGGGATGGCTTACTTCTCATTACAAGAGTGGCACCCGGGTGAGTGATAGTATGCCCTCAGGGCATACGGGTCCACCGGGACAGGATAATCCGCCGAAACAGCCCCTCCAGATCCCTTTCCGTCATGTGAATATCTCTCTCCCCCCATCCAATCCGAGTGGTAATTATGATATAATATTTGATGATGGTCTGCCAGACCTCAAACTGATCCCTGTTGCCGAAATCACCAGAGAATGCAGAAGGCTTGTGCAACAGGACGACCAGCGTACTATATATAATAATAATAGTGAGCGGGGAAACGAGTATCTGTTGCAGGAGATCAATGCAATGTTAAATAATGACCGCGGACTGGCTGTTACTACAGAGAACATTTGTATTACACAGGGAGGACAGATGGCTTTATACCTGACGGCGCAAACACTTTTGTCGCCTGGCGATCACGTAGCTGTGGAGCAGCCGGGATATCAGCCGGCATGGCAGGCATTTGCGATGGCGGGCGCTCAATTGCATTATATACATTCTGATGAACAGGGTATTAACCTGGATGAACTGGAATCACTTTGTCAGCAGACACCGTTGAAGGCATTATATATTACGCCGCATCATCAGTATCCGACTACAAGTACATTATCCGTAGAGAAGCGTCAGCAGCTGCTGGCGCTGAGTGAGCAGTATAACTTTATGATCATAGAAGACGACTATGATCACGAGTATCATTTTCATACACATCATATACCACTGGCTGGTATGCCACATGCGGACAATGTGATCTACATAGGATCGGTAATGCATACACTACCGATCAGCTTTGTGTGTGGTCCGGCGGACTTTATCAAGTCCCTGGCTGCTTATCGCAGTATTGTGAACAGAGAGGGTGATCCGGTATTACAACAGGCGGTTGCCAATCTGATGATAGCGGGCGATATCAGGAAGCACATTCATAATACCCGTTACGTATATATGAAAAGACTGGATCTGGCCCACAATATCATACACTCTGTCTTTGCCGGACAGGCGCATTATACGCGTCCACAGGGAGGACTGGCCATATGGCTACAGTTGTATAAACAGGTGGAGTCAGAACACTTATTACAAAAGATGCAGTCGGCAGGTGTGAACGTAGTGAATCCGTTAAGTTATTATAATCCTAAGTACAGTCATGCGCCGGGTTTGCGGCTTGGTTACGCGTCAATGGATGAAACGGGCATTATAAAAGGATTGGGAAAACTGGCAAAGGTGATTCAGCAATTATAA
- a CDS encoding ArsR/SmtB family transcription factor, whose translation MDAVTIEKAANAIADKHRLSIILAASRQSAIQCCEITELTGLSQPTVSHHIKILVDSGILIYDKTGRNVQLTINKEMMKYLSSFFGQLS comes from the coding sequence ATGGACGCAGTAACGATAGAGAAAGCAGCAAACGCAATCGCTGACAAGCACCGGTTATCCATTATACTGGCCGCCTCCCGGCAATCCGCTATCCAATGCTGCGAAATCACCGAACTCACCGGTTTGTCTCAACCCACTGTGTCCCACCATATTAAGATCCTGGTAGACAGTGGGATACTGATTTATGACAAAACCGGACGCAATGTTCAGTTAACCATTAACAAAGAGATGATGAAATACCTCTCTTCCTTCTTCGGACAGTTAAGCTGA
- a CDS encoding TolC family protein, whose product MMKYLVWAMLLCSSPAMGQTSLTLEDCYQLAQKNYPLIRQRELISKAGAYNVANAAKGYLPQLNFSGQATYQTQVVAIPIPGAPEISKDQYKVQAEVTQTIFDGGNIHYQQELSKANTVVQQQQLEVNLFNIRERVSQLFFGILLIDEQLRQNQLRKEDIQSGAHKTEGAVNNGTALRSSLDELKAEILNTDQSTTQLKTNRQAYLQMLGLFINQSLDNQVRLVRPAQTPLSPEIRRPELLLYDYQQKSLAIQEKQLKVSYLPKVNAFVQGNYGRPTLNIVSNDFGFYGIGGVRFSWALGSLYTNKNSKQLLRINHQDLDVQRETFLFNTKQTMIGQQMEVAQYTDLIQKDLEIIDLRTSVKKAAVAQLENGVITSHDYISQVNAENQARLSLVLHEIQLLQAQYNHKNTSGN is encoded by the coding sequence ATGATGAAGTATCTCGTATGGGCCATGTTATTATGTAGCTCACCTGCCATGGGGCAAACTTCCCTGACGCTGGAAGACTGTTATCAGCTGGCGCAAAAGAACTATCCGCTCATCCGGCAGCGGGAACTGATCAGCAAAGCCGGTGCTTATAATGTGGCCAATGCCGCTAAAGGCTATCTGCCACAGCTGAATTTCTCCGGACAGGCTACCTATCAGACGCAGGTAGTAGCCATCCCCATTCCAGGCGCCCCGGAGATCAGCAAGGACCAGTATAAGGTCCAGGCAGAAGTTACACAAACCATTTTTGATGGAGGTAATATTCATTATCAGCAGGAACTCAGTAAGGCAAACACCGTTGTTCAGCAACAACAGCTGGAAGTCAACCTCTTTAATATCCGGGAACGGGTCAGTCAGCTCTTCTTCGGTATCCTGTTGATAGATGAACAGCTCCGGCAGAACCAGCTCAGAAAGGAAGACATCCAGAGCGGCGCGCATAAAACAGAGGGAGCTGTCAACAATGGCACCGCCTTACGTAGTAGCCTCGACGAACTGAAAGCGGAGATCCTTAACACCGATCAATCCACTACACAGCTGAAAACCAACCGACAAGCTTACCTGCAGATGCTGGGACTCTTTATCAATCAGTCCCTGGATAACCAGGTCCGGCTGGTACGTCCTGCACAGACGCCCTTATCCCCCGAAATACGCAGGCCGGAACTATTACTGTATGACTATCAGCAGAAAAGCCTGGCCATCCAGGAAAAACAGCTGAAAGTGAGTTACCTGCCAAAGGTCAATGCATTCGTACAGGGCAATTACGGCCGGCCTACTCTTAATATCGTAAGCAATGATTTCGGTTTTTACGGAATAGGCGGGGTCCGCTTCAGTTGGGCCCTGGGTAGTTTATATACCAATAAGAACAGTAAACAGCTGCTGCGCATCAACCATCAGGATCTGGATGTACAGAGAGAAACCTTCCTCTTTAATACAAAGCAGACCATGATCGGTCAACAGATGGAAGTGGCCCAGTACACCGATCTTATACAGAAAGACCTGGAAATCATTGATCTGCGTACTTCCGTAAAAAAGGCAGCAGTCGCACAACTGGAAAACGGGGTTATCACCTCGCACGACTATATCAGTCAGGTGAATGCTGAAAACCAGGCCAGACTATCACTCGTCCTGCATGAGATACAATTGTTGCAGGCACAGTACAATCATAAAAACACATCAGGTAACTAA
- a CDS encoding TetR/AcrR family transcriptional regulator, with product MAQEKNTEEQIIEAARKIFVKRGLDGARMQDIADEAGINKAMLHYYYRSKDKLFEIVFNEAFSKVVTPLGHILEGSKPIEEKIKEVINHYITGISQVPYLPIFILSEVNQRPEIMIKRLNSQPSFGSVMNFMREVIEAGKNGKIREVSPIQLFLNIVSLCIFPFVARPLVQGIFQQDNVQFDLLIEERKKMVADVILAWLKP from the coding sequence ATGGCACAGGAAAAAAATACAGAGGAACAGATCATAGAAGCGGCCAGAAAGATCTTTGTAAAACGTGGACTCGATGGAGCCCGTATGCAGGATATTGCAGATGAAGCCGGTATCAACAAAGCCATGTTGCATTATTATTATCGTAGTAAGGACAAACTGTTTGAGATCGTGTTCAACGAGGCATTCTCTAAAGTAGTGACGCCCCTGGGACATATCCTGGAAGGGTCTAAACCAATAGAGGAGAAGATTAAAGAAGTGATAAATCATTATATCACCGGTATCTCCCAGGTGCCTTACCTCCCGATATTTATATTAAGCGAGGTCAATCAGCGCCCGGAGATCATGATAAAAAGGCTCAATTCCCAGCCTTCGTTTGGCAGCGTCATGAATTTCATGAGGGAAGTGATCGAAGCAGGTAAAAATGGTAAAATCAGGGAAGTCAGCCCCATTCAGCTCTTCCTGAACATCGTATCACTATGTATATTCCCCTTCGTGGCCCGGCCACTCGTACAGGGGATCTTTCAGCAAGACAACGTACAGTTCGATCTGCTGATAGAAGAACGGAAGAAAATGGTGGCAGATGTAATACTCGCCTGGTTAAAGCCTTAA
- a CDS encoding MarR family winged helix-turn-helix transcriptional regulator: MKKTSGFSPEQQLTSLDARLLLSLQRLSDMLKAMQWEQARMLGITPLQLQILLFTGHHTVEVNKVAYIATELQLSRPTVSDAAAALVSKGFLRMEEDMRDRRSYSFLLTDTGRDVLTQAEQYIAELDTILQKRPLQEKSSLYQSVYTIIAGLYDKDKGGMQRMCYSCAHYEGNKKRQHYCRLFKKKLLSAELQIDCIDHSSLSGPARVISSSDNKGSL, from the coding sequence ATGAAGAAAACATCAGGATTCAGTCCTGAGCAACAACTTACTTCGCTGGACGCAAGACTCTTGCTGTCATTACAGCGGTTGAGTGATATGCTCAAGGCAATGCAGTGGGAGCAGGCGAGAATGCTGGGCATAACGCCCTTACAATTACAGATATTATTATTTACAGGTCATCATACCGTCGAAGTGAACAAAGTGGCCTATATCGCTACGGAGTTACAACTGAGTCGTCCCACAGTAAGTGATGCAGCTGCAGCACTTGTCAGCAAAGGATTTCTGCGGATGGAAGAAGATATGCGTGACAGACGTAGCTATTCATTCCTGCTTACCGATACAGGCAGAGACGTGCTGACACAGGCAGAACAGTATATCGCCGAACTGGATACCATATTGCAGAAAAGACCCTTACAGGAGAAAAGCAGTTTGTACCAGTCCGTTTATACCATCATCGCCGGCCTGTATGATAAAGACAAAGGTGGTATGCAACGTATGTGTTATAGTTGCGCACACTATGAAGGCAACAAAAAAAGGCAGCACTACTGCCGCCTCTTTAAGAAAAAGTTGTTATCCGCAGAATTACAGATTGACTGTATAGATCATTCCAGCTTGTCAGGGCCAGCCAGAGTCATATCATCATCCGATAATAAAGGATCATTATAA